GAGATAACAGGTCAGCCAGTATGGACAGCCGTGATGCGGATATTGGCAATGTAAAACGTTCGGAAATATATGGAAAAAGCCTGGATCAGAGTCAGTCCGATCTCGCGTTTCGGGTTTTTGAAAAAGTGAGAGAAGAACAGGAGGTAAATTGATGCATTTTCAGTGGTACCGGCAAAGGCATATGGACAAACGCCAGGAGAATGATGCAGGAAAATATCAAGCTGATCGATCTGGTAATTGAGCTGGTGGATGCGAGAATTCCGCTCAGCAGCCGTGAATCCGGATATTGATGAGCTTGGGAAAAATAAAGCCAGACTTGTGCTGCTTAACAAGGCAGATCTGGCAGAAGAGAAATATAATGACGCATGGCTCAGTATTTTCAGGAAAAGGGTTATCATGTGGTAAAGGTCAATTCCAAGAAAGGAACCCGGGATCAAATCCATTCAGGGTGTGATCGCAGAAGCCTGCAAAGAGAAGATCGAAAGAGACCGGAAACGGGGAATTTTAATCGACCGGTCCGTGCGATGGTGGTGGGAATCCCGAATGTAGGAAAGTCTACTTTATTAATTCCCTTGCAGGAAAAGCCTGCGCAAAAACCGGGAATAAGCCGGGTGTGACCAAAGGGAAACAGTGGATCCGTCTGAATAAAAACGTAGAGCTTCTGGATACTCCGGGAATCTTATGGCCGAAATTTGAAGACCAGCAGGTAGGGCTTCGTCTGGCCCTGATCGGATCGATCAAAGATGAGATCCTTCAGGCGGAAGAACTTGCCGCAGAACTGATCCATTTTCTGAAAGAATCTTATCCGGGAATTCTGGAGAAGAAATATGAGATCGAAGTGGTGGAAAATGATTATCAGTGTCTGGAAAACATCCAGAGAGACAGACATTGTCTGGTGTCAGGAAATAAACTGGATCTGGAAAAGGCGCCAGACTGTTGCTGGATGATTTCAGAAACGGAAGACTGGGACGGATCACCCTGGAATTTCCGGAAAATTAATCCGGAAGTTCATAAAAACGGTGAATTAAGAAGTGACACCGGAAAATCCGTGAAATCCGGATCCAGAAGTTGGAGGAAAATCTGTGAGAAATAGCGAGGACAGAAGTATAGTAAGAGAAAATGTTGGGCTGGCTGATATATATCCTGATCATTATCGGCCTGACCTATCTGATCATCACATTTGTAGGCCAGAGAACCCGCGTCAGCGGATCTTCGATGGAGACGACCCTGTCAGACGGGGACAATTTGATCGTGGATAAGATTTCCTATCGATTCAGAGATCCAAAGAGATACGATATTATCGTGTTCCTTATGCCTATGAAAAGAATACATATTTTATCAAGAGAATTATCGGATTGCCTGGAGAGAGGTACAGACGTCAAAAGATGGATACGTCTATATCAATGGCGAACAACTGGATGAACATTACGGAAATGAATTGATGGATGAATCCGGAATTGCCGAGAACGATCCAGCTTGGCGGAATGATATTTTGTGTTGGGAGACAACAGAAACCACAGTCAGGCACAACCGAACCGTCACCGCACGGACCTGTCCTGACTGTGGTTTCTGTTGTCTCCCAACACAAAATATTCATTCTCGCCAAGCTGGATCGGTTCTTCGGCAATTCCCGGATCATCCATCAATTCATTTCCGTAATGTTTCATCCATTGTTCGCCATTGATATAGACGTATCTCTTTTTACCTGTACCGTCTCTCCAGGCAATCCGATAATATCTTGATAAAATATGTATTCTTTCATAGGCATAAGGGAACACGATAATATCGTATCTCTTTGGATCTCTGAATCGATAGGAAATCTTATCCACGATCAAATTGTCCCCGTCTGACAGGGTCGTCTCCATCGAAGATCCTCGCTGACCGCGGGTTCTCTGGCCTACAAATTGATGATCAGATAGTCAGGCCGATAATGATCAGGATATATATCAGCCAGCCCAACATTTCTCTTACTATACTTCTGTCCTCGCTATTTCTCACAGATTTTCCTCCAACTTCTGGATCCGGATTTCACGGATTTTCCGGTGTCACTTCTTAATTCACGTGTTTTATGAACTTCCGGATTAATTTTCCGGAAATTCCAGGGTGATCCGTCCCAGTCTTCCGTTTCTGAAATCATCCAGCAACAGTCTGGCCGCCTTTTCCAGATCCAGTTTATTTCCTGACACCAGACAATGTCTGCTCTCTGCGATGTTTTCCAGACACTGATAATC
This window of the Mediterraneibacter butyricigenes genome carries:
- the lepB gene encoding signal peptidase I, encoding METTLSDGDNLIVDKISYRFRDPKRYDIIVFPYAYERIHILSRYYRIAWRDGTGKKRYVYINGEQWMKHYGNELMDDPGIAEEPIQLGENEYFVLGDNRNHSQDRSVR